A section of the Rhizomicrobium sp. genome encodes:
- a CDS encoding sigma-70 family RNA polymerase sigma factor — translation MRAAADSDEPDEADEARLWRAYKHGGSRAARERLFAWHASFARNIAYRHYRERSRGDIEIADLQQLAYVGLLEAVDRYDSERGIPFRAYAAHRISGSISDGIARLSEVHEQITWRRRVNRERLQSLSDSGDNGLTTADAMEKLAQVAVGLALGFILEGTGLFAQESDEGPVPLPSATAYDSLAWKEVVAQVHAELSALPEREQTILRQHYMNGVDFDQIASLLSLSKGRISQMHRAALALVRKRMSARGHFRLGG, via the coding sequence ATGCGCGCGGCCGCCGACAGCGATGAGCCGGACGAAGCAGACGAGGCGCGGCTGTGGCGGGCGTACAAACATGGCGGCTCGCGTGCAGCGCGTGAACGGCTGTTCGCCTGGCATGCTTCCTTCGCGCGAAACATCGCCTACCGCCATTATCGCGAGCGCTCGCGCGGCGATATCGAGATCGCCGATCTGCAGCAGCTGGCCTATGTTGGACTGCTGGAGGCGGTCGACCGCTACGATTCGGAGCGCGGCATCCCGTTCCGCGCTTACGCGGCCCATCGCATCTCTGGCAGCATCAGCGACGGCATCGCGCGCTTGAGCGAGGTGCACGAGCAGATTACCTGGCGACGGCGCGTGAACCGCGAAAGGCTGCAATCGCTTTCCGACAGCGGCGATAACGGGTTGACGACCGCGGACGCCATGGAGAAGCTGGCGCAAGTCGCCGTGGGATTGGCGTTAGGCTTTATACTCGAGGGTACGGGCCTGTTCGCGCAGGAATCCGACGAGGGCCCGGTTCCGTTGCCGTCCGCGACGGCATATGACAGCCTGGCTTGGAAGGAGGTCGTCGCACAGGTTCACGCCGAGCTCTCCGCGCTTCCCGAGCGTGAGCAAACGATCCTGAGACAGCACTATATGAATGGCGTAGATTTCGATCAGATTGCGTCTCTGCTGTCGCTCAGCAAAGGCCGCATTTCGCAGATGCATCGCGCGGCCCTCGCGCTGGTGCGAAAACGGATGTCCGCGCGCGGACATTTTCGGTTGGGAGGATGA
- the flgC gene encoding flagellar basal body rod protein FlgC, translating to MRAAQISLTGLDVEWRRLEIITENLANMNTTRAGAGGPYRARHLVSGPRVGFDAYLHRSGNATAAPAAVAGAIEPDEIGGVMVYGIEVDRAPPRMVREPGNPDADAEGLVAYPNIDHAEQMTLMVKTTRAYEANIVAMNAARQMYAKALELGKRS from the coding sequence ATGCGCGCCGCACAAATCAGTCTGACGGGCCTGGATGTCGAATGGCGCCGGCTTGAGATCATCACCGAGAACCTCGCCAACATGAATACGACACGGGCCGGTGCCGGTGGACCCTATCGGGCGCGGCATCTGGTGTCCGGGCCCCGGGTCGGCTTCGACGCCTATCTGCATCGCTCGGGCAATGCGACGGCAGCCCCGGCAGCCGTCGCGGGCGCCATCGAGCCCGACGAGATCGGCGGCGTGATGGTCTACGGCATCGAAGTGGATCGGGCGCCGCCGCGCATGGTGCGCGAGCCGGGCAATCCCGACGCCGACGCGGAAGGCTTGGTCGCCTATCCGAACATCGATCACGCCGAGCAGATGACGCTGATGGTCAAGACCACGCGCGCCTACGAGGCAAATATCGTCGCCATGAACGCCGCGCGGCAGATGTATGCGAAGGCGCTTGAACTCGGGAAACGCTCATGA
- a CDS encoding FliM/FliN family flagellar motor C-terminal domain-containing protein, translated as MTQGVEEWLPRDAFTDERLRAILSEPLARWRERWFVRGTVASLASLESDAGAAPAMISLAGSFAGAELREDGVRHLLRAALAIDPSQREANADDRAVLDGFVREIVNDLIAALDTALSDGGDDVGARRVPLAIELDDRQTMTLSLAAAPMAALIKRTVPSARFALPGVGARSEAVKATPVVLVGVLGSADLAVSDLDGIGVGDVLVLDRSVREPVELRLMDGDRALVRGRLSQKDGCAAIQL; from the coding sequence GTGACGCAAGGCGTTGAAGAGTGGTTGCCGCGGGATGCCTTCACCGACGAGCGGTTGAGGGCAATCCTGTCCGAGCCGCTGGCGCGCTGGCGGGAGCGCTGGTTCGTGCGCGGGACGGTCGCGTCGCTGGCCTCTCTCGAATCGGATGCGGGCGCCGCGCCGGCGATGATATCGCTTGCGGGTTCGTTCGCCGGCGCAGAGCTTCGGGAGGACGGCGTCCGCCACCTGTTGCGTGCCGCGCTGGCGATCGATCCGTCGCAACGCGAAGCGAATGCGGATGACCGCGCGGTCTTGGACGGTTTTGTCCGGGAGATCGTCAACGATCTGATCGCGGCGCTCGACACGGCGCTGTCGGACGGCGGCGATGATGTGGGGGCAAGGCGCGTGCCCCTCGCCATCGAACTCGACGATCGCCAGACGATGACATTGTCGCTTGCGGCGGCGCCAATGGCCGCGTTGATCAAGCGGACGGTTCCGAGCGCGCGCTTCGCGCTCCCCGGCGTCGGTGCCCGCTCGGAGGCGGTGAAGGCCACGCCGGTGGTTCTGGTGGGCGTGTTGGGAAGCGCCGATCTGGCGGTGAGCGACCTCGACGGCATCGGGGTTGGAGATGTGCTGGTCCTCGATCGCTCCGTGCGCGAGCCGGTCGAGCTTCGGCTGATGGATGGCGACCGGGCGCTGGTGCGCGGGCGGCTGTCGCAAAAGGATGGATGCGCCGCGATCCAACTCTAG
- a CDS encoding FliM/FliN family flagellar motor switch protein — MRINSELLRGLRISLEARLGEAKMTVEQLMALKQGSVVTLEASLADRVELFLNDALVARGEIVAVGDKFGVRIVEISQKP, encoded by the coding sequence GTGCGCATCAACAGCGAATTGCTGCGCGGCCTCCGCATATCGCTCGAGGCGCGTCTTGGCGAGGCAAAGATGACGGTGGAACAGTTGATGGCGCTCAAGCAGGGCAGCGTGGTGACGCTCGAGGCGAGCCTCGCCGATCGCGTCGAACTGTTCCTGAACGACGCGCTGGTCGCCCGTGGCGAGATCGTGGCCGTCGGGGATAAGTTCGGCGTTCGGATCGTCGAAATTTCTCAAAAGCCATGA
- the fliE gene encoding flagellar hook-basal body complex protein FliE, with protein MIVNPAAPIGQAAALAQLAVPPLPPPTPSQAPVSFAQMLAAGVDRVNADTMRADQMVRAFVLDDSVPVHQVTFALSQAQLSLDLMLQIRSRVLDAYQQLSNMQL; from the coding sequence ATGATCGTCAATCCTGCCGCGCCGATCGGACAGGCTGCCGCCCTCGCGCAGCTCGCCGTGCCGCCGCTGCCGCCCCCAACGCCGTCGCAGGCACCGGTGTCCTTCGCGCAGATGCTCGCCGCGGGCGTCGACCGGGTAAATGCCGACACGATGCGCGCCGATCAAATGGTGCGCGCCTTCGTTCTGGACGACTCGGTGCCGGTGCATCAGGTGACGTTTGCACTATCGCAAGCGCAGCTGTCGCTCGATCTGATGCTGCAGATACGCAGCCGCGTGCTCGACGCCTATCAGCAGCTTTCCAACATGCAATTGTAG
- the flgF gene encoding flagellar basal-body rod protein FlgF produces MLNAIYIGLSGMDAYSTGLQVISNNVANLNTPGFKAKTVQFSDLFDNAGSGGLTFLGSSFLGTTGNGVQVDGSRTDFKEGTLQQTGNPLDLAIQGTGFLVLLNNGQTYYARTGSFAVDNDGYISQQGSGYHLGVLDSTGKAVPLNVDDKRTSAPAATTRIAFSQNLSSSGTEATVSSIDVYDDRGGKQVWTVKFEKSTAAGAGLDQWDASITDANGNAIGSGTLKFNGSVPDPTADTMTVTNSPAGAGALSVVLDFSGVTSFSSGTTSTIQTSAADGNAEGDLSTVTIDDTGQVLLTYSNKKTVQEGAVAIADFRNPQGLTQLSNGLFQPTGAGEFRVLPSGANGVGTLVSQQIEASNVDLSKEFGDLILVQRGFQACSQVLSISNDMIQQLFGIRGQG; encoded by the coding sequence ATGCTTAATGCAATATATATTGGACTGAGTGGAATGGACGCCTATTCGACCGGCCTCCAAGTGATCAGCAACAACGTGGCCAATCTGAACACGCCGGGCTTCAAAGCGAAGACCGTGCAGTTCAGCGATCTATTCGACAACGCCGGCAGCGGTGGGTTGACCTTCCTCGGTAGCAGTTTCCTCGGCACCACCGGGAACGGCGTGCAGGTCGACGGCTCCCGAACCGACTTCAAAGAAGGCACGCTCCAGCAGACCGGCAACCCCCTCGATCTCGCGATCCAAGGAACCGGCTTCCTGGTACTGCTGAACAATGGTCAGACCTACTATGCGCGGACCGGCAGCTTCGCCGTCGACAATGACGGCTACATTTCACAGCAGGGCAGCGGCTACCATCTAGGCGTGCTGGACTCCACCGGAAAGGCTGTGCCGCTGAATGTCGACGACAAGCGCACCAGTGCGCCGGCGGCGACGACAAGGATCGCTTTTTCGCAAAATCTGTCTTCGAGCGGGACCGAGGCCACGGTATCCAGCATCGACGTGTATGACGATCGCGGCGGCAAGCAGGTCTGGACCGTCAAGTTCGAGAAATCGACCGCCGCCGGTGCCGGCCTCGATCAATGGGATGCAAGCATCACCGACGCCAACGGCAACGCTATCGGGTCCGGAACCTTGAAGTTCAACGGCAGCGTTCCCGATCCGACCGCTGACACCATGACGGTCACGAACTCGCCGGCGGGCGCGGGCGCGCTTTCGGTCGTTCTCGATTTTTCGGGTGTGACCTCGTTTTCGTCCGGAACGACCTCGACGATTCAGACGTCCGCCGCGGACGGCAACGCGGAAGGCGATCTTAGTACGGTCACGATCGACGATACCGGCCAAGTCCTGCTCACCTACTCGAATAAGAAGACGGTGCAGGAAGGCGCCGTCGCGATCGCCGATTTCCGCAACCCCCAGGGCCTGACGCAATTGAGCAACGGCTTGTTCCAGCCGACCGGTGCCGGAGAGTTTCGCGTGTTGCCGAGCGGCGCCAACGGTGTCGGCACGCTGGTCTCGCAACAGATCGAGGCCTCGAACGTCGATCTTTCGAAGGAATTCGGCGATCTTATTCTCGTGCAGCGCGGGTTCCAGGCCTGTTCGCAGGTGCTCAGCATTTCCAATGACATGATCCAGCAGTTGTTCGGTATCCGAGGACAAGGGTGA
- a CDS encoding FliI/YscN family ATPase, with amino-acid sequence MTLHPLRSRLRSLDPVLRTGRVRKIMPTHIEADGPNVPIGALCAIEARSAAGLDSIRAEVIQVDRDSIILSPLEEGVPTFAGALVTACADTSAVPVGAALLGRAVDALARPVDGLGPLHDAAYHPLRGETVSPLERASPAMTLETGLRAIDGLLTVGRGQRIGIFAASGVGKTSLMTQIARQAKADATVLCLVGERGREVEAIWSHSLSASVRARSVLVAATSDQSAAMRVRAAHYALALAEHWRGEGKHVLFVLDSVTRLAMAMREIGLAAGEPPTVRAYTPNVFAAIPKLVERCGAVRAGGAITAVMTVLSENDEVDDPICELMKSLLDGHIILSRSLAERGHYPAIDCARSISRQAGGLVPDAQRRQAAQVLEWLSVHEAARTLIETGLYAKGSNAGIDRAVERQPEILRFLRQDGGERIDLATTAAGLSLLTGGAA; translated from the coding sequence ATGACCTTGCATCCGCTGCGCAGCCGCCTGCGTTCGCTGGATCCGGTGCTCCGGACCGGCCGGGTGCGCAAGATCATGCCCACGCACATCGAGGCTGACGGTCCCAATGTGCCGATCGGCGCGCTCTGCGCAATCGAAGCGCGCTCCGCCGCCGGTCTCGACAGCATACGCGCGGAAGTGATTCAGGTGGACCGCGACAGCATCATTTTGTCGCCGCTGGAGGAGGGTGTTCCTACCTTTGCCGGCGCCCTCGTGACCGCCTGCGCCGATACGAGCGCGGTCCCGGTCGGCGCAGCGCTTCTGGGCCGTGCCGTCGACGCACTGGCGCGGCCGGTCGACGGTCTGGGTCCGTTGCACGATGCCGCATATCATCCGCTGCGGGGCGAGACCGTCTCGCCGCTTGAGCGCGCTTCCCCTGCCATGACGCTGGAAACCGGCCTGCGCGCGATCGATGGATTGCTGACGGTCGGGCGGGGCCAGCGCATCGGGATCTTCGCCGCCAGCGGCGTTGGCAAGACATCTCTCATGACTCAAATCGCGCGTCAGGCGAAGGCAGATGCGACCGTCCTCTGTCTCGTCGGCGAGCGCGGCCGCGAGGTTGAGGCGATCTGGAGCCATAGCCTGAGCGCGTCGGTGCGCGCCCGGTCCGTGCTGGTGGCCGCGACATCCGACCAGTCGGCCGCGATGCGCGTACGCGCCGCCCACTACGCGCTGGCACTCGCCGAACATTGGCGCGGCGAGGGAAAGCACGTTCTGTTCGTGCTCGATTCCGTAACGAGGCTTGCCATGGCAATGCGCGAGATCGGCCTGGCTGCCGGCGAGCCACCGACCGTGCGCGCTTACACGCCCAACGTCTTCGCCGCGATCCCCAAATTGGTCGAGCGCTGCGGCGCGGTGCGCGCGGGCGGCGCTATCACCGCGGTGATGACGGTCTTAAGCGAAAATGACGAAGTGGACGACCCCATTTGCGAATTGATGAAGTCGCTGCTCGACGGCCATATCATCCTGTCACGGTCGTTGGCGGAGCGCGGCCACTATCCAGCGATCGATTGCGCGCGCAGCATCAGCCGACAGGCGGGCGGCTTGGTGCCGGACGCGCAGCGTCGACAGGCCGCGCAAGTGCTCGAATGGCTCAGCGTCCACGAAGCGGCGCGCACGCTGATCGAGACGGGTTTGTACGCCAAGGGCAGCAATGCCGGAATCGACCGCGCCGTCGAACGACAGCCCGAGATCCTGCGATTCCTGCGCCAGGATGGCGGCGAGCGCATCGATCTGGCGACCACCGCCGCCGGCCTCTCGCTCCTTACCGGCGGAGCTGCGTAG
- a CDS encoding flagellar basal body P-ring protein FlgI produces MRRVFLLAGAITAALIFAAPGSASAPPVETVRLKDIGRFLGWRDNALIGYGIVTGLAGSGDSPRSVATRQALSNALSRLGANVAPDDLQSRNVAAVVVTATLPPSANVGDRIDVTVTSIGDARSLAGGTLLMTPLLGPDRRDYALAQGSLVAGGYNFRDNANLRQKNYPASAVVSEGATVETAVDANLLNKDGQLTFVLRDPDFTTAARIADAVNAALPGHFARVKNAEAVVIDAAVGDVNRLIVAIEEVMVSPDQIARVVINERSGTVVAGGAVKISSVVIAQGDIKVSVSVDNQAVQPYLYDGYASRSRDLVVTNTKLEVSDASDDVVARFPNTTVADLVRGLARARVATRDMIAILQAIKAAGALHAEIVVQ; encoded by the coding sequence ATGAGGCGCGTCTTCCTTCTTGCCGGAGCGATCACCGCCGCGCTGATCTTCGCCGCGCCCGGGAGCGCAAGCGCGCCGCCGGTCGAGACCGTCCGCCTGAAAGATATCGGGCGGTTTCTCGGCTGGCGGGACAACGCGCTCATCGGCTACGGCATCGTCACCGGCCTCGCGGGTTCGGGCGACTCGCCGCGCAGCGTCGCCACGCGCCAGGCGTTGAGCAACGCCTTGAGCCGGCTCGGCGCCAATGTCGCGCCCGACGACCTGCAGAGCCGCAATGTCGCCGCCGTCGTGGTAACCGCGACGTTGCCGCCGTCCGCCAACGTGGGCGACCGGATCGACGTGACAGTCACCTCGATCGGCGACGCGCGCAGCTTGGCCGGCGGCACGCTGCTGATGACGCCGCTGCTGGGGCCGGACCGCCGCGACTATGCGCTGGCGCAGGGCTCGCTGGTGGCCGGCGGTTACAATTTCCGCGACAACGCAAATCTTCGCCAGAAGAACTATCCCGCCAGCGCCGTGGTAAGCGAAGGCGCCACGGTCGAAACGGCGGTCGACGCGAACCTGCTGAACAAGGACGGCCAGCTGACCTTTGTGCTGCGCGATCCGGATTTCACTACCGCCGCGCGCATCGCCGATGCGGTGAACGCGGCGTTGCCCGGGCATTTCGCACGGGTGAAAAACGCCGAGGCGGTCGTGATCGACGCGGCGGTCGGCGATGTCAACCGTCTCATAGTGGCGATCGAAGAGGTGATGGTCAGTCCCGACCAGATCGCGCGGGTGGTGATCAACGAACGGTCCGGCACCGTGGTTGCCGGCGGCGCCGTCAAGATATCCAGCGTCGTCATCGCGCAGGGCGACATCAAGGTGTCGGTCAGCGTCGATAACCAGGCGGTCCAGCCCTATCTGTACGACGGCTACGCCTCAAGATCCCGCGACCTTGTCGTCACCAATACCAAGCTCGAAGTATCGGACGCGTCCGACGACGTGGTCGCGCGCTTTCCCAACACCACGGTCGCCGATCTCGTCCGCGGCTTGGCTCGGGCACGGGTCGCGACGCGCGACATGATCGCAATTCTGCAGGCCATCAAGGCGGCCGGCGCACTGCACGCCGAAATCGTCGTGCAATAG
- a CDS encoding flagellar basal body L-ring protein FlgH translates to MTRTHAMLGLSLVLVVSPGATAAAADLYDHGGWPALATDRTAHKPGDVLMVLVFESSAATDTASSGSSRDSRIGGNLSVGTTFDKSASLSLDGGSGDTGTIGRSGGMVAQISATVESVFPNGDLLVEGAQVMNINGEETKIQVKGRVRLADISPSNTVLSSRLADAAIAYDGSGFVTRSSQVGLVTRVFNWLGIP, encoded by the coding sequence ATGACACGAACCCACGCCATGTTGGGATTGTCGCTGGTGCTGGTGGTTTCGCCCGGAGCGACCGCCGCCGCAGCGGATCTGTACGATCATGGCGGCTGGCCCGCGCTCGCGACCGACCGTACGGCGCACAAGCCCGGTGACGTGCTTATGGTGCTGGTGTTCGAAAGCTCGGCCGCCACCGACACGGCGAGCAGCGGCTCGAGCCGAGACAGCAGGATCGGCGGCAATCTTTCGGTGGGAACCACCTTCGACAAGTCGGCAAGTCTAAGTCTCGACGGCGGTTCGGGCGATACCGGCACGATAGGTCGAAGCGGCGGCATGGTCGCGCAGATCAGCGCGACGGTGGAAAGCGTTTTTCCAAACGGCGACCTGCTGGTCGAGGGCGCGCAGGTCATGAACATCAATGGGGAAGAGACCAAGATACAGGTCAAGGGACGCGTCCGCCTCGCCGACATCTCGCCGTCCAACACCGTCCTGTCGAGCCGGTTGGCCGATGCCGCCATCGCGTATGATGGCTCCGGCTTCGTGACGCGCAGTTCGCAGGTGGGCCTGGTCACGCGCGTCTTCAATTGGCTGGGCATCCCATGA
- a CDS encoding flagellar biosynthetic protein FliO → MVFALKAGGGRWSFPRMPGARSRRLTILESLRLSHQVDLCIVACDGREILVAAHTQGVQLLQWLPPAGDGSGAEPPT, encoded by the coding sequence ATGGTCTTCGCGCTCAAAGCCGGCGGCGGCCGTTGGTCGTTTCCACGGATGCCGGGGGCGCGAAGTCGCCGTCTCACGATCCTGGAATCGCTGCGCCTCAGTCATCAGGTCGATCTGTGCATCGTGGCATGCGACGGCCGCGAGATCCTCGTCGCCGCGCATACGCAGGGTGTCCAACTCCTGCAATGGCTGCCGCCCGCAGGTGACGGAAGCGGTGCGGAACCGCCGACATGA
- the fliP gene encoding flagellar type III secretion system pore protein FliP (The bacterial flagellar biogenesis protein FliP forms a type III secretion system (T3SS)-type pore required for flagellar assembly.) has translation MMRAAILALVAAVLILSPSAALARPIPPHVPPPAAVAAGPVANLSLNDETKTSDVVRIALILTLMALLPAILVCTTSFVRIVVVLAMIRHAFGMPETPPNMVLISLAIFLTAFSMLPTFSAIDRQAVEPFLDGRVTVAQAIDSGSGPARDFMLRQVRDRDIQTMYDLSRKPLPARAADVELMQLVPAFMLNELRVAFRIGFVVLLPFLLIDIVVSSVLLALGMLMVPPATLSLPIKVLMFVLIDGWSLVLHGVLGSFR, from the coding sequence ATGATGCGCGCCGCTATTCTTGCCCTTGTCGCCGCCGTCCTGATCCTGTCGCCATCGGCGGCGCTTGCGCGACCGATACCGCCGCATGTCCCGCCGCCCGCGGCGGTCGCCGCCGGGCCTGTCGCGAATTTGTCGCTGAACGACGAGACCAAGACGTCCGACGTGGTCCGCATCGCGCTGATCTTGACTTTGATGGCGCTACTGCCGGCGATCCTGGTCTGCACGACGTCCTTTGTGCGCATTGTCGTGGTTCTGGCGATGATTCGGCACGCCTTCGGCATGCCGGAGACCCCGCCCAACATGGTGCTGATCAGCCTTGCGATATTCCTCACCGCGTTTTCGATGCTTCCGACTTTCTCGGCGATCGACAGGCAGGCGGTGGAACCGTTTCTCGACGGCCGAGTGACGGTCGCGCAAGCGATCGACAGCGGCAGCGGCCCGGCGCGCGATTTCATGCTCAGACAGGTGCGCGACCGGGATATTCAGACGATGTACGATCTCTCGCGCAAGCCGCTGCCGGCGCGGGCCGCCGACGTCGAGCTGATGCAGCTCGTCCCCGCCTTCATGCTCAACGAGTTGCGCGTGGCGTTCCGCATCGGCTTCGTGGTCCTGCTGCCCTTCCTGCTGATCGATATCGTGGTCTCCAGCGTCCTTCTTGCGCTTGGCATGCTCATGGTGCCTCCCGCGACTCTGTCGCTGCCGATCAAGGTTCTCATGTTCGTCCTGATCGACGGCTGGAGTCTCGTGTTGCACGGCGTTCTCGGCAGTTTTCGGTGA
- the fliF gene encoding flagellar basal-body MS-ring/collar protein FliF yields the protein MFDRFRAEPVNRQILLIAAGVLLIGGLLAGAWYGFLYMPYQTLFSGLRVADAATIVAELDRRKIPYRLAEGSTAILVPADVVDSTRLTVMSEDLPLKGTVGLELFDKSDMGLTDFAQKINYQRALQGELERTIMTLDGVDATRVHLSMGEDRIFRDDQVPPKASVTVRMRKGAVLSPNAAQGVRRLVAAAVPKLDIANVVILDERGDVVGSPPPPAASAVEAPAPAVQEENAIAQYYEARIRAALVEARLPTSVGVDVETLIPMTAGGDAPAAALAAWSPGARQFPLRVTLSSMRPLDATAQATVRGLVASVTGPATLTEDAVDFAITAPQTQIPAASSPLPPAKPVAALVVPLAEDGYGWLAESAVTVILLVAILAAVFIVLRQARKPRRLNAQQRSALVLRLRAALDSGGAHAATGS from the coding sequence GTGTTCGATCGATTTCGCGCCGAACCCGTCAACCGCCAGATCCTCCTGATCGCGGCGGGCGTGCTGCTGATCGGCGGCCTTCTCGCCGGGGCCTGGTACGGATTCCTCTATATGCCCTATCAGACGCTGTTCAGCGGCTTGCGCGTGGCCGACGCCGCGACCATCGTCGCCGAACTCGACCGCCGCAAGATCCCCTACCGCCTTGCCGAGGGCAGCACCGCGATCCTGGTTCCGGCCGACGTGGTGGACTCGACCCGGCTCACTGTCATGAGCGAGGATCTGCCGCTCAAGGGCACCGTGGGGCTGGAGTTGTTCGACAAGTCGGATATGGGGCTCACCGATTTCGCGCAGAAGATCAACTACCAGCGCGCGCTTCAGGGCGAACTCGAGCGTACCATCATGACGCTCGACGGCGTTGATGCCACGCGGGTGCATCTGTCGATGGGCGAGGATCGCATCTTCCGCGACGATCAGGTACCGCCCAAAGCGTCAGTGACGGTGCGCATGCGAAAGGGCGCTGTCCTGTCGCCCAACGCGGCGCAGGGCGTGCGGCGCCTCGTGGCGGCCGCCGTGCCGAAACTCGATATTGCGAATGTCGTGATCCTGGACGAAAGGGGCGATGTCGTCGGTTCACCGCCGCCGCCCGCCGCATCGGCCGTGGAAGCGCCCGCCCCTGCCGTGCAAGAAGAGAACGCCATCGCGCAATACTACGAGGCCCGCATTCGCGCGGCGCTCGTGGAGGCTCGCCTTCCGACGTCCGTCGGCGTGGACGTCGAAACTTTGATCCCGATGACCGCCGGTGGCGACGCGCCGGCGGCAGCGCTTGCCGCCTGGTCGCCCGGTGCGCGCCAGTTTCCGCTTCGGGTGACGCTATCGTCGATGCGGCCGCTCGATGCCACCGCGCAGGCGACGGTGCGCGGTCTCGTCGCATCTGTCACGGGTCCGGCAACTCTGACCGAAGACGCAGTCGATTTCGCGATCACGGCGCCGCAGACGCAGATACCGGCCGCGTCTTCGCCGTTGCCGCCGGCCAAACCTGTCGCGGCGCTTGTCGTGCCGCTCGCCGAGGATGGATATGGCTGGCTGGCGGAGTCCGCGGTGACGGTCATTCTGCTTGTGGCCATTCTGGCCGCGGTTTTCATTGTGCTGCGACAGGCGCGCAAGCCACGCCGGCTCAACGCGCAGCAGCGCTCGGCGCTTGTGCTGCGCCTGCGGGCCGCCCTCGATTCGGGAGGCGCGCATGCCGCAACCGGCTCCTGA
- a CDS encoding flagellar hook capping FlgD N-terminal domain-containing protein — MATAPVSPVAPGSAQAAFGLDFQSLLSIILTQLTYQDPLKPVDNFEFVSQLGQFAQLQQTQSLNDLMTNMLSSQAATQATGLLGRTVDINSATDGTTSSGEVTAVAFSSGTPVLTIKTADGQTIGGISIADVSQVR; from the coding sequence ATGGCCACCGCACCCGTTAGCCCTGTCGCACCGGGTTCGGCGCAAGCCGCCTTCGGACTCGATTTCCAGTCCCTGCTCAGCATCATCCTGACGCAGTTGACCTATCAGGACCCGCTGAAGCCGGTCGACAATTTCGAGTTCGTATCGCAGCTCGGCCAGTTCGCGCAGCTGCAGCAGACGCAGTCGCTTAACGATCTCATGACCAACATGCTTTCCTCCCAGGCGGCCACACAGGCGACCGGTCTTCTGGGAAGAACCGTCGACATCAATTCCGCGACCGACGGCACGACGTCGTCGGGAGAGGTCACGGCGGTCGCATTCTCGTCTGGCACGCCGGTGCTCACGATCAAGACCGCGGACGGCCAGACCATCGGAGGAATTTCCATCGCAGACGTTTCGCAAGTTCGCTAA